From Hermetia illucens chromosome 6, iHerIll2.2.curated.20191125, whole genome shotgun sequence, one genomic window encodes:
- the LOC119659669 gene encoding uncharacterized protein LOC119659669 translates to MESISASVECECETMDKPVDFLGDSICKSSSSSVRDIIRRYEPDRELLKQTGSLGSVVTNPVTTQRSHTKSLNRVVFEETEAKPMRVLAQQNVAKQVLTKSLEKARGVGSKRSLGALSKKSNVSNLPKRSHSDVRPPSPLTENTYKSKTTITRTAQGVRITTDILYNSNVNIPDQWVGRRIDTDLPNSKILLEFQSNQNSGK, encoded by the exons ATGGAATCGATATCTGCATCGGTCGAATGCGAGTGTGAGACGATGGATAAGCCTGTGGATTTTTTAGGCGATTCTATATGCAAAAGTTCATCATCGAGCGTACGGGATATTATAAGAAGATATGAGCCTGACCGTGAGTTACTGAAGCAAACAGGATCGTTAGGCTCTGTTGTTACAAATCCTGTGACGACCCAAAGAAGTCACACAAAATCGTTGAATAGAGTTGTATTTGAAGAAACTGAGGCAAAACCAATGCGCGTCCTGGCGCAACAAAATGTAGCGAAACAAGTATTGACAAAGTCTCTGGAAAAAGCCAGGGGGGTAGGGAGTAAGCGAAGCCTTGGTGCTCTTTCAAAGAAGTCGAACGTTTCGAATCTGCCGAAACGCTCACATTCTGATGTTCGACCACCAAGCCCATTGActgaaaatacatataaaagTAAAACTACGATTACTAGAACAGCGCAAG GGGTCCGAATAACGACGGATATCCTTTACAATTCTAATGTCAACATTCCAGATCAGTGGGTAGGACGAAGAATCGATACTGATCTTCCGAACAGCAAAATTTTGTTGGAATTTCAATCTAATCAGAATTCTGGCAAGTAA